From Lysobacter auxotrophicus, the proteins below share one genomic window:
- a CDS encoding HAL/PAL/TAL family ammonia-lyase, which produces MKPIRLDGRSLTRAQLVDVAYGAHVELAQEQLPAVARAAEFLAEQVSREEPIYGVSTGFGSNADRLLGNHRLRDELPGSTRSNESLHEELQRNLIVTHAVCVGEAFAPEVVRAMLCIRINTLMRGHSGIRVETLQALTAMLNAGIVPVVPQLGSVGASGDLAPLSHLAIVLLGGGEAFYEGRRMPGAQALERAGLSPITLSYKEGLALNNGTAQMLACGVLALDKLEDLLDTADLAAAMTIDAFAGRLGAFAEEVHALRPHPGQVHSAANLRILLEGSTLADIPYHLVPKFRAWQPGSWDTAQAQQLRFDIGWDWVPLAQRHGREKFYRRFRPFRGGKKHQPQDSYSLRCIPQVHGAVRDAIAQAARVLDIELNALTDNPIVFPDAKAEFVEQQVISAGHFHGMPLALAMSYVKAAIPVLASISERRLNKLVDPSTNDGLPGFLIGNEDSTESGHMIVQYTAAAIVNDLASRAHPASVYSIPTSANAEDHVSMGANEARHVLAMADDLGKVIALELYTAAQALDLRRDMINAARDLANRADAAALAAKIAGGPTPGTLEYDAFLDEVEALRVELADADEFQPGRAVAAAHAAIRREIPFLDRDRALDGEVATAVRLVKDGTILGAARG; this is translated from the coding sequence ATGAAACCCATCCGACTCGACGGCCGCTCCCTCACCCGCGCACAGCTGGTCGACGTGGCCTACGGCGCGCACGTCGAACTGGCGCAGGAGCAGCTTCCCGCCGTCGCGCGCGCCGCCGAATTCCTGGCCGAACAGGTCAGCCGCGAGGAGCCGATCTACGGCGTCTCCACCGGTTTCGGCAGCAACGCGGACCGCCTGCTCGGCAACCATCGCCTGCGCGATGAACTGCCCGGCAGCACGCGCTCGAACGAGTCGCTGCACGAGGAACTCCAGCGCAACCTCATCGTCACGCACGCGGTGTGCGTGGGTGAGGCGTTCGCGCCGGAAGTCGTCCGCGCGATGCTGTGCATCCGCATCAACACGCTCATGCGCGGGCATTCGGGCATCCGCGTGGAAACGCTGCAGGCCCTCACGGCGATGCTCAACGCCGGCATCGTCCCGGTCGTGCCGCAACTGGGTTCGGTCGGCGCGTCGGGCGACCTGGCGCCGCTGTCGCATCTTGCGATCGTGCTGCTCGGTGGCGGCGAGGCGTTCTACGAAGGCCGTCGCATGCCGGGCGCGCAGGCGCTGGAACGCGCCGGCCTGTCGCCGATCACGCTCTCGTACAAGGAAGGCCTCGCGCTCAACAACGGCACCGCGCAGATGCTCGCCTGCGGCGTGCTCGCGCTGGACAAGCTGGAAGACCTGCTCGACACGGCCGATCTCGCCGCGGCGATGACCATCGACGCCTTCGCCGGCCGGCTGGGCGCATTCGCCGAGGAAGTGCACGCGCTGCGCCCGCATCCGGGCCAGGTGCACAGCGCGGCGAACCTGCGCATCCTGCTGGAAGGCTCGACCCTGGCCGACATCCCGTACCACCTCGTGCCGAAGTTCCGCGCGTGGCAGCCGGGCAGCTGGGATACGGCGCAGGCGCAGCAGCTGCGTTTCGACATCGGCTGGGACTGGGTGCCGCTGGCGCAGCGCCACGGCCGCGAGAAGTTCTATCGCCGATTCCGCCCGTTCCGCGGCGGCAAGAAGCACCAGCCGCAGGACAGCTATTCGCTGCGCTGCATCCCGCAGGTGCACGGCGCGGTGCGCGACGCGATCGCGCAGGCCGCGCGCGTGCTCGACATCGAACTCAATGCGCTGACCGACAACCCCATCGTCTTCCCGGATGCGAAGGCGGAGTTCGTCGAGCAGCAGGTGATTTCCGCCGGTCATTTCCACGGCATGCCGCTCGCGCTGGCGATGAGCTACGTGAAGGCGGCCATTCCGGTGCTGGCAAGCATTTCCGAGCGCCGCCTCAACAAACTCGTCGATCCGTCGACCAACGACGGCCTGCCGGGCTTCCTCATCGGCAACGAGGACTCCACCGAATCGGGCCACATGATCGTCCAGTACACGGCCGCGGCGATCGTCAACGACCTGGCGAGCCGCGCGCATCCGGCGTCGGTGTATTCGATCCCGACCAGCGCCAACGCCGAGGACCATGTCTCGATGGGCGCGAACGAAGCGCGCCACGTGCTCGCGATGGCCGACGACCTGGGCAAGGTGATCGCGCTGGAGCTGTACACCGCCGCGCAGGCGCTGGACCTTCGCCGCGACATGATCAACGCCGCGCGCGACCTGGCGAACCGTGCCGACGCGGCGGCGCTGGCGGCCAAGATCGCCGGCGGCCCGACGCCGGGCACGCTGGAGTACGACGCCTTCCTCGACGAAGTCGAAGCGTTGCGCGTCGAGCTGGCGGACGCGGACGAATTCCAGCCGGGCCGTGCCGTGGCCGCGGCGCATGCGGCGATCCGCCGGGAGATTCCGTTCCTGGATCGCGATCGCGCGCTCGACGGCGAAGTCGCCACCGCGGTGCGCCTGGTCAAGGACGGCACGATCCTCGGCGCTGCGCGGGGATAA
- the hisS gene encoding histidine--tRNA ligase: MIKPRTPPGVMELLPPDQIAFQRMLDTIRRNFERFGFLPVETPVMELSEVLLTKSGGETERQVYFVQSTGALGKAEGAGEGMPELALRFDLTVPLARFVAEHEHELAFPFRRYQMQRVYRGERAQRGRFREFYQCDIDVIGKDALSVRFDAELPAVIHAVFSELDIGAFTIQLNNRKLMRGFFEAQGVADGELQALVLREVDKLDKRGEDYVRETLTGEGFNLPADGVEKILDFVKVRSTSHADAMAQLDALGEGNDSLRDGVAELREVLELVRALGVPETHYALNFSIARGLDYYTGTVYETTLNDYPQIGSICSGGRYENLASHYTKSKLPGVGISIGLTRLFWQLREAGLLGKATGSTVQAMVALMDADSLPDALDIARRLRGAGINTEMQMEARKIGKQFQYASRAGIRFVVLTGEDERARGVVAVKDLLREEQFEVAREELASTLRVELEQAHVLAGR; encoded by the coding sequence TTGATCAAGCCGCGTACCCCGCCCGGGGTCATGGAGCTGCTGCCTCCTGACCAGATCGCTTTCCAGCGCATGCTGGATACGATCCGCCGAAATTTCGAACGCTTCGGCTTCCTGCCGGTGGAAACGCCGGTGATGGAGCTGTCGGAAGTGCTGCTGACCAAATCCGGCGGCGAGACCGAGCGGCAGGTGTATTTCGTGCAGTCCACCGGTGCGCTCGGCAAGGCCGAGGGCGCGGGCGAGGGCATGCCGGAGCTGGCGCTGCGCTTCGATCTGACCGTGCCGCTGGCGCGTTTCGTCGCCGAGCACGAGCATGAGCTCGCGTTCCCGTTCCGTCGCTACCAGATGCAGCGCGTGTACCGCGGCGAACGCGCCCAGCGCGGGCGTTTCCGCGAGTTCTACCAGTGCGACATCGACGTGATCGGCAAGGACGCGCTGAGCGTGCGCTTTGACGCCGAACTGCCGGCGGTGATCCACGCGGTGTTCAGCGAGCTGGACATCGGCGCGTTCACCATCCAGCTCAACAACCGCAAGCTGATGCGCGGATTCTTCGAGGCGCAGGGCGTTGCCGACGGCGAACTGCAGGCGCTCGTGCTGCGCGAGGTCGACAAGCTCGACAAGCGCGGCGAGGACTACGTGCGCGAGACGCTCACCGGCGAGGGCTTCAACCTGCCGGCCGATGGCGTGGAGAAGATCCTCGATTTCGTGAAGGTGCGGTCGACCTCGCACGCCGACGCGATGGCGCAGCTGGATGCGCTGGGCGAGGGCAACGACTCGTTGCGCGACGGCGTGGCCGAGCTGCGCGAAGTGCTGGAGCTGGTGCGCGCGCTCGGCGTGCCGGAAACGCATTACGCGCTGAATTTCTCCATCGCGCGCGGCCTGGATTACTACACCGGCACCGTCTACGAGACCACGCTCAACGACTACCCGCAGATCGGTTCGATCTGCTCGGGCGGTCGCTACGAGAACCTCGCCAGCCACTACACGAAGTCGAAGCTGCCCGGCGTGGGCATCTCGATCGGCCTGACGCGCCTGTTCTGGCAGCTGCGCGAGGCGGGCCTGCTCGGCAAGGCGACCGGCAGCACGGTGCAGGCGATGGTCGCGCTGATGGATGCCGATTCGCTGCCCGACGCGCTGGACATCGCGCGTCGCCTGCGCGGCGCGGGCATCAACACCGAGATGCAGATGGAAGCGCGCAAGATCGGCAAGCAGTTCCAGTACGCCTCCCGCGCCGGCATCCGCTTCGTCGTGCTGACCGGCGAGGACGAGCGCGCACGCGGCGTGGTCGCGGTGAAGGACCTGCTGCGCGAGGAGCAGTTCGAAGTCGCGCGCGAAGAACTCGCGAGCACGTTGCGCGTGGAGCTCGAGCAGGCGCACGTGCTGGCTGGACGTTAA
- a CDS encoding D-hexose-6-phosphate mutarotase: MSLSVEPFEQRGLSCVRLRHPGGATADVSLHGAHVLSWKPAPARERLYLSPNASHAPGSAIRGGIPVIFPQFAARGPLTKHGFARLLEWRFAGLRDATPFGESAVFELDDDEHTRSLWPHRFGARLHVALSADALQVGLEVINRDESPFAFTAALHTYLRVAKLAAVELCGLESTPYEDSARRSAPMPASGAPVRFEGELDRVYANAPRALGLRDGDATLHLDAEGFRDTVVWNPGATLAASMGDLGAGEHLRFVCVEAGTVVDPVTLAPGERWLGVQRLRE; encoded by the coding sequence ATGTCCCTGTCCGTCGAGCCCTTCGAACAGCGCGGCCTCTCCTGCGTGCGCCTGCGCCACCCCGGCGGCGCCACGGCCGACGTCAGCCTGCATGGCGCGCACGTGCTCTCATGGAAACCCGCGCCCGCCCGCGAACGCCTGTACCTGAGCCCCAACGCGAGCCATGCGCCCGGCAGCGCGATCCGGGGCGGCATCCCGGTGATCTTTCCGCAGTTCGCCGCACGCGGTCCGCTGACCAAGCACGGCTTCGCGCGACTGCTGGAGTGGCGCTTCGCCGGGCTGCGCGACGCCACGCCGTTCGGCGAGTCGGCCGTGTTCGAACTCGACGACGATGAACACACCCGCTCGCTGTGGCCGCACCGGTTCGGCGCGCGGCTGCACGTCGCGCTGTCGGCCGATGCGCTCCAGGTCGGACTGGAAGTGATCAACCGCGACGAATCGCCGTTCGCCTTCACCGCTGCGCTGCATACGTATCTTCGCGTCGCGAAGCTGGCTGCGGTGGAGCTGTGCGGGCTGGAATCCACGCCGTACGAGGACAGCGCCCGCAGGAGCGCGCCGATGCCGGCGTCGGGGGCGCCGGTGCGCTTCGAAGGCGAACTCGACCGCGTCTATGCCAACGCGCCGCGTGCGCTGGGGCTGCGCGACGGCGACGCGACGCTGCACCTGGACGCCGAAGGCTTCCGCGACACGGTCGTGTGGAATCCGGGCGCCACGCTGGCGGCCTCCATGGGCGATCTCGGCGCCGGCGAGCACCTGCGTTTCGTCTGCGTTGAAGCCGGGACGGTAGTGGACCCGGTCACGCTCGCGCCCGGCGAGCGCTGGCTGGGCGTGCAGCGGTTGCGCGAGTGA